Genomic DNA from Magnolia sinica isolate HGM2019 chromosome 4, MsV1, whole genome shotgun sequence:
ACAACCGGATAAGTGATGGGTTTGCTGGCCTTGGCGTAAGAGAGCTCGATGCATGGCAACGAGAATCCCAGCAACGCGGCAGCACCGATAATGATGATGAAACCCAGCAAATACTCTCCGTTAGATACATTCGCAGGACGGTCACCACTCTTGCGAAGCCCAAGCAACACAGACCCGAGAGTCATCAACACCACGGCATTGATTGTATAGGCAGTGAATTTCTGTCTCACGATGATGAGAGCGAAGAATGCGGTGAAAGCAAGCTGAGTGGCGAAGAGTAGAGAGGATGTGGAGACAGGAAGGAATGAAGAACCCGTCGAATACATGAAGTTATCGAGACCCATGAGGAGTCCGATCACCACACTCGATATAAAGAGCTTGGGCTCCAGCAGGAATTGCATCCCACGAGCCCGTTCGCGCATGTAGACAATGGAGAGTGGGATGAGGAGGACAGGGAAGCCGGCTGTCTGCAGTGAGCTGGTTAGCCATTTCCTACTCCCGCCATGGAGATAGTAAAGCCGTAGAAGCAGTGGGCCACAGAGGGCCCCTACCCCTGTGAGGATGCAGTTGAGGGCAATGAGCCACCATTTGACAGTGCGTTTGTGGGTTTCCTTTGGTGATGATGATTCTGGAACTCCTTCCTCCATCCTCTCAATGCCCTCAATGTTCATGGCCTTGGCTCTTCCTACTCTTTCCACACTACTTTCTCAAGTATGCAAGAGGTGTTTGGAGAAGAGCAGGAGACTCAATGCTACTGTCTCGAGTGATTTTGGATGTTGAGAGGAGAGACGTTTATATAGGTCACGTTGGGAGAAAAAAGGGCTTACAATCTCACTGGTGATCAGGATGATAATGTGGACGATTCAGATTTAATGAAGGAAAATAACTTCTACTGATGCATTCATAAGCCGTCGCCTATGACCATTGACTACTTATTATTGCATATGCTCTAAATGTATATACAATACTACGATCAACCTAGGGTCATCATCGATCCAAAATCAAATGGAGATATGATAAcccttgttattttattttttaaagttttggactggaatcctctacaacatagaactctgtggggcccacctgttatatatatatatatatatatatatatgtagggctgtacacgagccaagctagctcaaaaagctcgctcagcttggctcgatttagctcgacttgactcgactcgaacgatGAATCAAAGCAAGCCAACCTTTATATGATCCAGCTCGTTTTTAAAACAAGTCAAGTTCAAGCATAGTGGagtttgacttgacttgactcaaacTCGGTTTGGCTCGAAGCACGAGCTaagctcgactcgaatatattattattattatattaatgtatattatattatatttaaaaattaaaaaaaaattaaaacataaacctTATCGTGCCCGTTCATCTCTCTCATAccatttcccttccttacctaacCCGCCATgctcgagctcctctctctctcatatcaaCAACAAAGTACCATCTATAGTTTtatctaatattttatatatgtgtgtgtgtgttattaattaaatatttgatttgggggtcgggtctggttgggtcaggttgggagaaagctctcgactcgactcgaggtaagctcgcctcgactcgatccattacctcgcctcgagctcgactcgaaagtttTGGCAAATAAGCCAAGCTTCAATAGTAAGCTCGAGGCTGAGCTCGAGAAGAGAACGGACaaaccaagccaagcttggcccacctcaactcgactcggcacagccttatatatatatatatataaaatccactctctTGTTGCGACCAGGAACTTTCTCCTTTCCCTCTGGCAAAAGGAGGTGAACCCTTGGATTGTAGTGGCCTATTGGTAcccatgaaattttaaatttagaaaGCTTGGGAGCTCGTGTTAATTAGACATGCAGCCACCCGTGCATGAAATTCCTAGTCAAAAAGCAATAACATACAATAAGTTAACGACATGTTGACAGACATTAGACACCATACTCCCCTCGAGGCCCCAATCTtgtgattattattattgttttattttttttcaaaattttacaaaTAATAATACATTAATCTGATATTTACATCCCAATactttaaaaataataacaataataattaagctacctcattaatcaagttaCTATCAAACAAGTATTTTTGGTAAGTTTTCTCTCATGTTTCTCAGTCTAAAGAATgaattttcctaaaatgatgaAACTGCTGACCAATTAATGATGTCGATTAATAAGATTTAAATAGGTACGTAGATGTAAACGTGGTATTAtatattaaggaaaaaaaatcactGCAGCAGATTATGTAGAAGCAGGGATATGGTTACCTGTCAGTGCTCTGAACCTACCATGAtatatcaacgccatccatccctttttccgcatcattttagggcactggTCCAAAAAAGAGGAAGATCTAGACcatgtcataggaaacagtggtggtcgaacggccaccattgaaacttcctggggcccaccgtagtgcccaccacaatgtttatttttccatccaacctgttgattatgtcacacagacctggatgaagagaaatatatatatatatatatatatatatataattgtgtagcacataagaagattttaatggtaggcgttcatcaccactgtttcatcaggcgtggtccacctgacatttggatctacttcgtttttgtatttatgtgctaaaatgatctgaacAAAAGGATacacggtgtggatcaaacacataaatcaggatGGGCCTACAGAGCTCCATATGCAACAGCTTAAAGgaaaatcagattgcgtactgagttactcagtacacttttatcctactgagtaaactcagttgggcccaccgtgaatgtattcgGTTTATCCAATCCTTTCATCCGTtgtttcatctaattttagacattgacccaaaaattgaagcatatccaaagctcaagtggaccataccacaggaagcagtgagaATATTGATTttgacagttgaaacctttctagtgtCCAAAgtaatctttatttgtcatccaacatgttaataagaacaaaaagatctggatgaagtgaaaacaataatattagattgatccaaaacttctgtggccccccagaaattttcaacggtagacactcAATTcttactatttcttgtggtgtggtccacttgatttttggagatAGTTTTCTATCTTGAGACCTGATAttaaatgttaaaatggatggacggggtggatcaaatacataaatcacggtggatcccacagagtttactcagtacgcaatccgcttccaaacatGACAAAATCCACCGATCATACAATCAGGACAGTCGACGTTAGGATATCCAGTTGATGTGATTTCCAGGCTGTACCCACTCTTCCAATTACATTCGGTTTATCCAATCCTTTCATCCGTtgtttcatctaattttagacattgacccaaaaattgaagcatatccaaagctcaagtggaccataccacaggaagcagtgagaATATTGATTttgacagttgaaacctttctagtgtCCAAAgtaatctttatttgtcatccaacatgttaataagatcaaaaagatctggatgaagtgaaaacaataatattagattgatccaaaacttctgtggccccccagaaattttcaacggtagacactcAATTcttactatttcttgtggtgtggtccacttgatttttggagatAGTTTTCTATCTGActgttttttatattttatccTTATGTTATCTTAAAAAActgataaacggagtggatttatttacaaaatctttgtg
This window encodes:
- the LOC131244381 gene encoding purine permease 1-like, translating into MNIEGIERMEEGVPESSSPKETHKRTVKWWLIALNCILTGVGALCGPLLLRLYYLHGGSRKWLTSSLQTAGFPVLLIPLSIVYMRERARGMQFLLEPKLFISSVVIGLLMGLDNFMYSTGSSFLPVSTSSLLFATQLAFTAFFALIIVRQKFTAYTINAVVLMTLGSVLLGLRKSGDRPANVSNGEYLLGFIIIIGAAALLGFSLPCIELSYAKASKPITYPVVMQFQFCATMSATIFCVIGMIINKDFQAISREAAEYELGEAKYYLVLLGVAAVFQMVFVGTLGLVFCVSSLFAGILSATLLPMTEIAGVIFFKEKFTGEKGMALVLCLWGFTSYFYGSYKLNKKQATQEEEEFK